One stretch of Sander lucioperca isolate FBNREF2018 chromosome 13, SLUC_FBN_1.2, whole genome shotgun sequence DNA includes these proteins:
- the slc25a14 gene encoding brain mitochondrial carrier protein 1 isoform X2 translates to MVNLNWKPFIYGGMASIVAEFGTFPIDLTKTRLQVQGQCQYTEVRYRGMFHALFRIGKEEGIRALYSGISPALLRQASYGTIKIGTYNSLKRLFVTHPEDETMVINVFCGVISGVLSSSLANPTDVLKIRMQAQGSLLQGSMMSNFVNIYQTEGTRGLWRGVIPTAQRAAIVVGVELPVYDITKKHLLRSGVMGDTILTHFISSFTCGLAGALASNPVDVVRTRMMNQRVLSGAPMYKGTLDGLMQTWKNEGFFALYKGFWPNWLRLGPWNIIFFITFEQLKKLPF, encoded by the exons ATGGTCAACTTGAACTGGAAGCCGTTCATCTACGGAGGGATGGCCTCGATTGTCGCAGAATTCG GGACATTTCCCATTGACCTGACTAAGACGCGACTACAGGTCCAGGGTCAGTGCCAGTACACAGAGGTGCGCTACAGGGGCATGTTCCACGCCCTCTTCAGGATCGGCAAGGAGGAGGGCATCCGAGCACTCTATTCTGG GATTTCTCCTGCTCTGTTGAGACAAGCTTCTTATGGGACAATCAAGATAGGAACCTACAACTCTCTGAAGAGGCTGTTTGTTACTCATCCAGAAG ATGAGACCATGGTCATCAACGTCTTCTGTGGTGTCATCTCTGGAGTCCTGTCCTCTTCTCTAGCCAACCCCACTGATGTCCTCAAG aTCAGAATGCAGGCGCAAGGCAGTCTGCTCCAAGGCAGCATGATGTCCAACTTCGTCAACATCTACCAGACAGAGGGCACCAGAGGGCTGTGGAGA GGTGTCATCCCCACAGCGCAGCGAGCAGCCATTGTCGTCGGAGTGGAACTTCCTGTCTATGACATAACGAAGAAACATCTCCTTCGCTCTGGCGTCATGGGAGACACcattttgacacattttat TTCAAGTTTCACGTGTGGCTTGGCGGGGGCGCTGGCCTCCAACCCTGTGGACGTTGTCCGGACCCGTATGATGAACCAGCGAGTTTTGTCGGGAGCCCCCATGTATAAAGGAACACTCGACGGACTGATGCAGACGTGGAAGAATGAGGGCTTCTTCGCTCTCTATAAGGGATTCTGGCCTAACTGGCTGCGGCTGGGGCCTTGGAACATCATT TTCTTCATCACCTTCGAGCAGCTGAAGAAGCTCCCGTTTTAA
- the slc25a14 gene encoding brain mitochondrial carrier protein 1 isoform X1: MFIAMLCCLRSQHCVDLCLGGLLLFLAGLQQVEAAASAEMVNLNWKPFIYGGMASIVAEFGTFPIDLTKTRLQVQGQCQYTEVRYRGMFHALFRIGKEEGIRALYSGISPALLRQASYGTIKIGTYNSLKRLFVTHPEDETMVINVFCGVISGVLSSSLANPTDVLKIRMQAQGSLLQGSMMSNFVNIYQTEGTRGLWRGVIPTAQRAAIVVGVELPVYDITKKHLLRSGVMGDTILTHFISSFTCGLAGALASNPVDVVRTRMMNQRVLSGAPMYKGTLDGLMQTWKNEGFFALYKGFWPNWLRLGPWNIIFFITFEQLKKLPF; encoded by the exons ATGTTTATCGCTATGTTGTGTTGTCTGAGGTCGCAGCACTGCGTTGACCTCTGTCTGGGCggcctgttgttgtttttagcgGGGCTGCAGCAGGTGGAAGCAGCCGCCTCCGCGGAGATGGTCAACTTGAACTGGAAGCCGTTCATCTACGGAGGGATGGCCTCGATTGTCGCAGAATTCG GGACATTTCCCATTGACCTGACTAAGACGCGACTACAGGTCCAGGGTCAGTGCCAGTACACAGAGGTGCGCTACAGGGGCATGTTCCACGCCCTCTTCAGGATCGGCAAGGAGGAGGGCATCCGAGCACTCTATTCTGG GATTTCTCCTGCTCTGTTGAGACAAGCTTCTTATGGGACAATCAAGATAGGAACCTACAACTCTCTGAAGAGGCTGTTTGTTACTCATCCAGAAG ATGAGACCATGGTCATCAACGTCTTCTGTGGTGTCATCTCTGGAGTCCTGTCCTCTTCTCTAGCCAACCCCACTGATGTCCTCAAG aTCAGAATGCAGGCGCAAGGCAGTCTGCTCCAAGGCAGCATGATGTCCAACTTCGTCAACATCTACCAGACAGAGGGCACCAGAGGGCTGTGGAGA GGTGTCATCCCCACAGCGCAGCGAGCAGCCATTGTCGTCGGAGTGGAACTTCCTGTCTATGACATAACGAAGAAACATCTCCTTCGCTCTGGCGTCATGGGAGACACcattttgacacattttat TTCAAGTTTCACGTGTGGCTTGGCGGGGGCGCTGGCCTCCAACCCTGTGGACGTTGTCCGGACCCGTATGATGAACCAGCGAGTTTTGTCGGGAGCCCCCATGTATAAAGGAACACTCGACGGACTGATGCAGACGTGGAAGAATGAGGGCTTCTTCGCTCTCTATAAGGGATTCTGGCCTAACTGGCTGCGGCTGGGGCCTTGGAACATCATT TTCTTCATCACCTTCGAGCAGCTGAAGAAGCTCCCGTTTTAA
- the btg4 gene encoding protein BTG4: protein MKEEIAAAVFFVARLVKRYGCLDNDSRERFASVLTSVLFENYKNHWHPGAPTKGQAYRCLRMNRVRLQDPVLQQACKRSMVQYEDLGLPQELTVWVDPGEVSCRYGEQSTPFCISVVDSCRRGDGEFSRRIHDAVERASLDVQSGSSSDEEEGGIDNSMSNNSMSSSMSSSMSCNNLSALCPAPILTTNPEHKTIPTVSNPNSVYRFSEYSPGAPQTWLREKRKAFAGDAFPPLPPPVGGPTSQFSSQKGFKSYGATFTFTGPRVDKYHWVSQFRS from the exons ATGAAGGAGGAGATTGCTGCTGCTGTGTTCTTTGTTGCTCGGCTGGTTAAGAGATATGGATGTCTGGATAATGATAGCAGGGAGCGCTTCGCCTCTGTCCTCACCTCCGTTCTGTTTGAGAACTACAAGAACCACTGGCACCCAGGTGCACCCACCAAGGGACAGGCCTACAG GTGTCTCCGTATGAACCGTGTGCGGCTGCAGGACCCGGTGCTACAGCAGGCCTGCAAGCGGAGCATGGTGCAGTACGAGGATCTGGGCCTTCCCCAGGAGCTGACGGTGTGGGTCGACCCTGGAGAGGTGTCCTGCAG GTATGGTGAACAAAGCACTCCATTCTGCATCTCGGTGGTGGACAGCTGTCGGCGTGGGGATGGGGAATTTTCCCGCCGCATCCATGATGCCGTGGAGCGGGCCAGCCTTGACGTCCAATCAGGAAGCTCTTCAGACGAGGAAGAGGGGGGCATAGACAACAGCATGAGTAACAACAGCATGAGTAGTAGCATGAGTAGTAGCATGAGTTGTAACAACCTATCAGCTCTCTGTCCTGCTCCAATCCTGACCACAAACCCTGAGCACAAAACCATCCCAACTGTTAGCAACCCCAACAGCGTCTACCGG TTCAGTGAGTATTCTCCAGGCGCTCCTCAGACCTGGCTTAGGGAGAAGCGGAAAGCCTTCGCTGGGGATGCATTCCCACCTCTGCCTCCCCCAGTTGGAGGTCCAACCTCCCAGTTCTCAAGCCAGAAAGGCTTCAAGTCATATGGAGCCACATTCACCTTCACTGGGCCTCGTGTTGACAAGTACCACTGGGTCAGCCAATTCCGATCCTAG